CCGGCATGGCGTCGTGGTACGGACCAGGCTTTCACGGCAAACTGACGTCCAATGGCGAGGTCTACAATCAACATGACCTGACGGCGGCCCATCTCACCCTACCCTTGGGCACGCATGTCATGGTCACCAACCTGCAGACCAAGCAAGCCATCGAAGTACGCATCAACGACCGCGGCCCTTATGTTGGCGGTCGTCTCATCGATCTCTCCTACGCCGCCGCGCGCAGCATCGGAGTCTATGAGCCGGGAGTCGCCTCGGTGCGGGTGGAGGTGCTCTCGTCCGTGGCCCCGGTGTTGGCTGTCTCCTACGCGGTGCAGCTTGGCTCGTATGCCGATGCCGGGATGGCGTCTTCCCTGAAAGCGCGTATGGCGGGCCAGCACCGAGATATCTACATCAGTCCCATGGATACCGGACTGAAACGCTACTACCTCGTTCGGCTCGGTCCTTTCTCACGCCGCGAGGATGCCGTCGCTCGGGCGGAGGAAGTCGCGCGCACCGGCCTAC
The DNA window shown above is from Deltaproteobacteria bacterium and carries:
- a CDS encoding septal ring lytic transglycosylase RlpA family protein produces the protein MEQPRPPTLPRSQPAPSPIPSGTPGAVQTGMASWYGPGFHGKLTSNGEVYNQHDLTAAHLTLPLGTHVMVTNLQTKQAIEVRINDRGPYVGGRLIDLSYAAARSIGVYEPGVASVRVEVLSSVAPVLAVSYAVQLGSYADAGMASSLKARMAGQHRDIYISPMDTGLKRYYLVRLGPFSRREDAVARAEEVARTGLRVIVVEEDDRWAES